From the Aquipuribacter hungaricus genome, the window GCCTGCGCCAGCGCGGTGGCCGCGCGAGCCATGGCCCGGTGCGCCGTGGCCAGCGCGTCGTCGCCGGGGACGTCGCGGTCGGCGCCGGGCTGCCGGGCGACGGCCTCGGTGCAGCAGCGCCACACCGTCTCCCGGCACGCGCGGACCGCGACGAGCAGCACCTCGTCCCGGCGGCCGGCGTGCTCGAGCACCTGCAGGACCCGGCGGCTCGCCCGGTCCACCCGCTCGAAGTCCGCCCGCCACAGCCCCTCGCCGAGCGGGTGGGTCCGGCGGAACCGGTCGAACAGCCTGCTCAGAGGTACTGGCCCGTGGCGGTCGGCGGGCCCTCGTGGCCCGGGGCGGGGACGGGGGCGGCGGGCAGGGCCTGGCGCCGGATCTGCTCCAGCTGGGCCCGGGCCGCCATCTGCTGCGCGAACAGCGTCGTCTGGATGCCGTGGAACAGGCCCTCGAGCCAGCCGACGAGCTGGGCCTGCGCGATCCGCAGCTCGGACTCGCTCGGGGTGGAGCCGGGCGAGAAGGGGAGCGCGATGCGCCGCAGCTCCGCGACCAGGTCGTCCGCCAGCCCGCTCTCGAGCTCGGCGATGGACCGCGCGTGCACGTCGGCCAGGCGGGCGCGGCCGGCCTCGTCCAGCGGGGCGGTCCGGACCTCCTCCAGCAGCTGCTTGACCATGCTGCCGATCCGCATGACCTTGGCGGGCTGCTCGACCATGCCGGCCAGGCCCTCCTCGGAGGTGTCCGTGGTGACGGACATGCCCTGCGGGGTGACGACCACGACCCGGTCCCGGTCCGCCGAGCGCTGACCGGTCCCGCCGTCCGCCGCGCCGTCCTGGCCGGTCACCTGGCCGCTCACCTGGCCGTCCGGGAGCGCCACGGGGGCGTCGTCGCGGGCGTCGTCGGGGACCGGGGAGAGGGTGTCGTCCACCCGCCCATCGTGCGCCATCACGGCACCAGGAGCACCTTCCCGACGTGCTCGCCGGCCTCCAGGACGCGGTGGCCCTCGGCGGCGTCGGCCAGCGGCAGCACCCGGTCCACGACCGGGCGCACCCGGCCGGCGGCGACCAGCGGCCACACCTGCTCGACGACGGCGGCGCAGATCTCGGCCTTCTCCTGCCAGGGCCGCGAGCGCAGGGTGCTGCCGTGCAGCGACAGGCGTCGCGTCATGAGCGCCGCCATGTCGAGCTCCGCGCCCCGCCCTCCCATGAGGCCGATGACCACGAGCCGGCCGCCGGTGCGCAGCAGCCGGACGTGCAGGTCGAGGTACCGCGCCCCGACCGGGTCGAGCACGACGTCGACGCCCTCGCCGTCGGTGAGCTCGAGGACCCGCGCGTGCAGGTCGTCGGCGCGGTAGTCGACGACCGCGTCGGCCCCGAACGGCGCCGCCGCCGCGACCTTGGCCGGCGAGCCCGCCGTCGCCAGCGTCCGGGCGCCCAGGGCGTGCGCGAGCTGCGTGGCGAAGGTGCCGATCCCGCTCGTCGCGCCGTGCACGAGGAACGTCTCGCCGGCACGCAGCCCGGCGCGGGCGACGACGGTGCTGTGGACGGTGGCGGCGGCCTCGGGCAGCGCCGCCGCGTCGACGAGGTCCACGCCGTCGGGCACGGGCATGACCTGCCCTGCCCGCACGACGACGCGCTCGGCGTACCCGCCACCGTCGAGCAGCGCGCACACCCGGTCGCCGACCCGCAGCCCGGTCACGCCCTCGCCGACCTCCGACACCGTGCCCGAGCACTCGAGGCCGGGCCAGCCCGGTGCCCCCTCGGGGGCGGGGTAGCGGCCCTGGCGCTCGAGCAGGTCGGCGCGGTTGAGCCCGGCCGCGGCCACGTCGACGACCACCTCGCCCGGTCCGGCGACAGGGTCGGGGACCTCGCGGACGACGAGCACCTCGGGCCCGCCCGGCTGCTGCACGACGACGGCTCTCATCCGGGCGACGGTAGGCGAGACCGGCCGCCCGCAGCGACACGCCCCCGGCGCGGGGCCGTTCGGGTGGTGGTGGCCCCCCACCCCCTCCAGCCCCGGCCGCCCGGTGCCGAACAGCACCGTGACCGGCTGCTCTGGCGGGTCGGTCGTCGTCGTCCCACGAGAGGTACGCCATGCTGCGTTCTGCCGGTATCCGGTCGAAGATCCTCGCGGTCCTGGTGCTGCCGCTGGTGCTCCTGGCCCTGACGGCCGGGATCCTCGGCACCCAGCAGGTGCTCCGGGCGCGCGAGGCGCAGCAGGCGGAGCGGCTGACCGAGGTCGGCGGCATCCTCCAGCAGCTCGCCCTCGACCTGGCCGTCGAGCGGTCCACGACGAAGGCCGTCCTCCAGGGCGACGCCGCGGCCGTGCAGGCCCTGCCCGGGGTCCGGGCGACCGTCGACGGCGGCATGGCCCAGGTCGACGAGGCCGTCGGCCGCGTCGAGCTGGAGCGCCTCCCCGTCCGCGTCAGCCAGGCCGTCGACGCCACCCTCGCCACCCAGGAGACGCTGCGGACGCTGC encodes:
- a CDS encoding bacterial proteasome activator family protein, yielding MDDTLSPVPDDARDDAPVALPDGQVSGQVTGQDGAADGGTGQRSADRDRVVVVTPQGMSVTTDTSEEGLAGMVEQPAKVMRIGSMVKQLLEEVRTAPLDEAGRARLADVHARSIAELESGLADDLVAELRRIALPFSPGSTPSESELRIAQAQLVGWLEGLFHGIQTTLFAQQMAARAQLEQIRRQALPAAPVPAPGHEGPPTATGQYL
- a CDS encoding NAD(P)H-quinone oxidoreductase; the protein is MRAVVVQQPGGPEVLVVREVPDPVAGPGEVVVDVAAAGLNRADLLERQGRYPAPEGAPGWPGLECSGTVSEVGEGVTGLRVGDRVCALLDGGGYAERVVVRAGQVMPVPDGVDLVDAAALPEAAATVHSTVVARAGLRAGETFLVHGATSGIGTFATQLAHALGARTLATAGSPAKVAAAAPFGADAVVDYRADDLHARVLELTDGEGVDVVLDPVGARYLDLHVRLLRTGGRLVVIGLMGGRGAELDMAALMTRRLSLHGSTLRSRPWQEKAEICAAVVEQVWPLVAAGRVRPVVDRVLPLADAAEGHRVLEAGEHVGKVLLVP